Proteins encoded in a region of the Planococcus citri chromosome 1, ihPlaCitr1.1, whole genome shotgun sequence genome:
- the LOC135835196 gene encoding glucose dehydrogenase [FAD, quinone]-like produces the protein MKFLGCVLFICYIHLCHRGHALDNPPENCYDCSFKDTSTLPDVNQCSSSLNEKDERLLRIIEYGLKTNCFISDPCRRVHSPFESPHETKITDESFDFIIVGAGVSGLILAGRLSENPNHKVLLLEAGPEEPLGPSVPYFSNSALDTSVDWKFETVPQKKACLKTGGICKWPRGKMICGTACMTGLMYTRGSRQIYDSWAQQGNTGWGYDDILEYHKRAENNTQSKDKIDPEYHGFDGPMHIGNFPYLPKVAQLMLEAAQEVGFDVHDLSGKNQTGFGASSVMVDNGVRDSPSRAYLRPVLHRENLKIFIESFATKIIIKNNRAIGIEYLDKFNRTRKVFAKKEVVLSGGVIGSPQLLMLSGIGPKENLRKLGIPVVKDLPVGLNVHHHVGIETTSTLKDLQESEFNYRALEEYLNELKGPFSSTGLTQVTGFFGTSKASEDIPDIQFFLDAHGDRFKCRRYTSEPNNPTVLGLRVIYLITKCRGTIRLRSKNPFDKPIIDANYLCDEDDENAIIEGIRKMQQIMKSKAFSKYYIGYGASNESSCESYPKDSDDYWRCQIQTNTLGENHHAGSCKMGSPDDSTTVVDPQLRVLGIPNLRVVDASIMPTPINCNTIGPVIMFGEKGAQMIKDQWNDSDNGRPISDEL, from the exons ATGAAGTTTTTAGGATGCGTTCTTTTTATCTGTTACATTCATCTGTGTCATCGGGGTCACGCTTTAGACAACCCACC cgAGAACTGTTACGATTGCTCATTCAAGGACACATCCACACTGCCCGATGTCAACCAATGCTCATCGAGTCTGAACGAAAAAGATGAACGTTTACTACGCATCATCGAATACGGCCTGAAAACTAACTGCTTTATATCAGATCCATGCCGTCGAGTTCACAGCCCCTTCGAATCACCACACGAAACCAAAATCACCGATGAAAGTTTCGACTTCATAATAGTCGGAGCAGGAGTGTCAG GTTTAATTCTAGCAGGAAGACTGAGCGAAAACCCAAATCATAAAGTCCTACTCCTGGAGGCAGGTCCTGAAGAGCCATTAGGTCCTTCTGTGCCATACTTCTCTAATTCTGCACTAGACACATCGGTTGATTGGAAATTCGAAACAGTGCCTCAGAAAAAAGCTTGCTTAAAAACCGGCGGAATTTGCAAATGGCCTCGGGGTAAAATGATATGCGGTACTGCTTGTATGACAG GTCTCATGTACACCAGAGGCAGTCGACAAATATACGACAGCTGGGCACAGCAAGGAAACACCGGATGGGGCTACGATGATATCCTAGAATACCACAAAAGAGCTGAAAACAACACCCAATCGAAGGATAAGATCGATCCCGAATATCACGGTTTCGATGGCCCAATGCATATTGGAAATTTCCCCTATCTTCCCAAAGTAGCCCAACTCATGCTGGAGGCAGCTCAAGAGGTCGGATTCGACGTACACGATCTCAGTGGCAAGAATCAAACTGGATTCGGCGCCTCATCAGTAATGGTAGACAACGGTGTACGTGATAGTCCAAGCAGAGCGTATTTACGACCAGTTCTGCATCgcgaaaatctcaaaattttcatcgaatcgTTTGCCaccaaaataattataaaaaataatcgaGCTATAGGGATCGAATACCTGGATAAGTTCAACCGAACTCGAAAAGTATTTGCTAAAAAAGAAGTCGTACTATCCGGAGGAGTAATCGGATCTCCACAACTGCTCATGTTATCCGGTATAGGACCCAaggaaaatttgcgaaaattggGCATACCAGTAGTGAAAGATTTACCAGTAGGGCTCAATGTACATCATCACGTCGGTATCGAAACTACATCCACATTGAAAGACTTGCAGGAATCCGAATTCAACTACAGAGCACTCGAGGAGTACTTGAACGAACTGAAGGGCCCTTTTTCCAGCACCGGTTTGACTCAAGTAACCGGTTTCTTCGGCACTTCCAAAGCTTCTGAGGATATCCCAGATATACAATTCTTTTTGGACGCTCATGGGGATAGATTCAAGTGCAGAAGATACACCAGCGAACCGAATAATCCCACCGTGTTGGGTCTGAGAGTAATTTACCTTATTACTAAATGTCGAGGAACGATTAGACTACGATCAAAGAACCCTTTCGATAAACCGATCATCGACGCTAATTATCTATGCGATGAAGATGACGAAAACGCGATTATAGAAGGAATACGAAAAATGCAACAGATCATGAAATCTAAGGCTTTTTCGAAGTATTACATCGGATACGGTGCATCGAATGAGTCTTCTTGTGAATCGTACCCCAAAGATTCGGACGATTATTGGAGATGTCAAATACAAACCAATACTTTGGGTGAAAATCATCACGCCGGAAGTTGTAAAATGGGCTCGCCTGATGACAGTACCACCGTCGTTGATCCTCAACTTCGAGTACTCGGTATACCTAATCTTAGAGTGGTAGATGCGTCAATTATGCCAACACCTATCAACTGTAATACCATAGGACCTGTAATAATGTTCGGAGAAAAAGGAGCTCAGATGATCAAAGATCAATGGAACGATTCGGATAATGGCAGACCTATTTCTGATGAACTGTAA
- the LOC135835239 gene encoding glucose dehydrogenase [FAD, quinone]-like: MKSFCALFLIFFIKVCHLQQVSSQNNAVNENCYDCSFKDTSTLPDVNQCSSNLNEKDERLLRIIEYGLKTNCFISDPCRRVHSPIKSPHETKTTDESFDFIIVGAGVSGSILAGRLSENPNHKVLLLEAGPEEPLGPSVPYFSNSALDTSVDWKFETVPQKKACLKTGGICKWPRGKMICGTACMTGLMYTRGSRQIYDSWAQQGNTGWSYDDILEYHKRAENNTQSQDKIDPEYHGFDGPMHVGNFPYLPKVAQLMLEAAQEVGFDVHDLSGKNQTGFSASSVMVDNGVRDSPSRAYLRPVLHRENLKIFIESFATKIIIKNNRAIGIEYLDKFNRTRKVFAKKEVVLSGGVIGSPQLLMLSGIGPKKHLQQLGIPVVKDLPVGLNVHHHVGIETTSTLKGLKESEFNYRALDEYLNELRGPFSSTGLTQVTGFFGTSKAAEDIPDIQFFLDAHADSFKCRRYTSEPNNPTVLGLRVIYLITKCRGTIRLRSKNPFDKPIIDANYLCDEDDENAIIEGIRKMQQIMKSKAFSKYYIEYDASNESSCESYPKDSDDYWRCQIQTNTLGENHHAGSCKMGSPDDSTTVVDPQLRVLGIPNLRVVDASIMPTPINCNTVGPVIMFGEKGAQMIKDQWNDSDDGRPISDEP, translated from the exons CGAGAATTGCTACGATTGCTCATTCAAAGACACATCCACACTGCCCGATGTCAACCAATGCTCGTCAAATCTGAACGAAAAAGATGAACGTTTACTACGCATCATCGAATACGGCCTGAAAACTAACTGCTTTATATCAGATCCATGTCGTCGAGTTCATAGCCCTATCAAATCACCACACGAAACCAAAACCACCGATGAAAGTTTCGATTTCATAATAGTCGGAGCAGGCGTCTCAG GTTCAATTCTAGCAGGAAGACTGAGCGAAAACCCAAATCATAAAGTCCTACTCCTGGAGGCAGGTCCTGAAGAGCCTCTAGGTCCTTCTGTGCCATACTTCTCTAATTCTGCACTAGACACATCGGTTGACTGGAAATTCGAAACAGTGCCACAGAAAAAAGCTTGCCTAAAAACTGGCGGAATTTGCAAATGGCCTCGGGGTAAAATGATATGCGGCACTGCTTGCATGACAG GTCTCATGTACACCAGAGGCAGTCGACAAATATACGACAGCTGGGCACAGCAAGGAAACACCGGATGGAGCTACGATGATATCCTAGAATACCACAAAAGAGCTGAAAACAATACCCAATCGCAGGATAAAATCGACCCCGAATATCACGGTTTCGATGGCCCAATGCACGTTGGAAATTTCCCATATCTCCCAAAAGTAGCCCAACTCATGCTGGAGGCAGCTCAAGAGGTCGGATTCGACGTACACGATCTCAGTGGCAAGAATCAAACCGGATTCAGCGCTTCATCAGTAATGGTAGACAACGGTGTACGTGATAGTCCAAGCAGAGCGTATTTACGACCAGTTCTGCATCgtgaaaacctcaaaattttcatcgaatctTTCGCCACgaaaatcattataaaaaataatcgaGCTATAGGGATCGAATACCTGGATAAGTTCAACCGAACTCGAAAAGTATTCGCTAAAAAAGAAGTCGTGCTATCCGGAGGAGTAATCGGATCTCCACAACTCCTAATGTTATCCGGTATAGGACCCAAGAAACATTTGCAACAATTAGGCATACCAGTAGTGAAAGATTTACCTGTAGGGCTCAATGTACATCATCACGTCGGTATCGAAACTACATCCACATTGAAAGGCTTGAAAGAATCCGAATTCAACTACAGAGCACTCGATGAGTACTTGAACGAGCTCAGGGGTCCGTTTTCCAGCACCGGTTTGACTCAAGTAACCGGTTTCTTCGGTACTTCCAAAGCTGCGGAGGATATCCCAGATATACAATTCTTTTTGGACGCTCATGCGGATAGCTTCAAGTGCAGAAGATACACCAGCGAACCGAATAATCCCACCGTGTTGGGTCTGAGAGTAATTTACCTTATTACTAAATGTCGAGGAACGATTAGACTACGATCAAAGAACCCTTTCGATAAACCGATCATCGACGCCAATTATCTATGCGATGAAGATGACGAAAACGCGATTATAGAAGGAATACGAAAAATGCAACAGATCATGAAATCTAAAGCTTTTTCGAAGTATTACATCGAATACGATGCATCGAATGAGTCTTCTTGTGAATCGTACCCCAAAGATTCGGACGATTACTGGAGATGTCAAATACAAACCAATACTTTGGGTGAAAATCATCACGCCGGAAGTTGTAAAATGGGCTCGCCTGATGACAGTACCACCGTCGTTGATCCCCAACTTCGAGTACTCGGTATACCTAATCTTAGAGTGGTAGATGCGTCAATTATGCCAACACCTATTAACTGTAATACCGTAGGACCTGTGATAATGTTCGGAGAAAAAGGTGCTCAGATGATCAAAGATCAATGGAACGATTCGGATGATGGCAGACCCATTTCGGATGAACCTTAA